A genomic segment from Candidatus Zixiibacteriota bacterium encodes:
- the fsa gene encoding fructose-6-phosphate aldolase, whose translation MKFFIDTANIAEIKEAASMGVLDGVTTNPSLAAKETAPYRELLTEICKIVPGPVSAEVIATNHDGMVKEAEELVKIADNIVIKIPTILEGLRAIKTLSGRGIMTNATLVFSPTQALLVAKAGATYVSPFIGRLDDISTDGMELISQIVTIYGNYNFSTEVLVASVRHPMHVVEAAMLGADVVTMPFKVIKSLINHPLTDIGLEKFIADYKKANKG comes from the coding sequence ATGAAGTTTTTCATCGATACCGCAAACATAGCTGAAATCAAAGAAGCCGCCTCCATGGGAGTGCTTGATGGTGTTACTACCAATCCATCGCTGGCCGCGAAAGAAACCGCTCCTTATCGCGAACTGCTGACAGAAATATGCAAGATAGTGCCGGGGCCGGTCTCGGCTGAGGTAATTGCCACCAATCACGATGGCATGGTTAAGGAAGCGGAAGAACTGGTTAAGATAGCTGATAATATCGTCATCAAGATCCCGACAATTCTCGAAGGTCTGCGGGCTATCAAAACTCTCAGTGGACGCGGTATTATGACCAACGCCACGCTGGTATTCAGTCCCACCCAGGCGCTTCTGGTGGCAAAAGCCGGCGCGACATATGTCTCTCCGTTTATCGGGCGGCTGGATGATATCTCGACCGATGGCATGGAGCTTATAAGTCAGATAGTCACTATCTATGGCAATTACAATTTCAGCACCGAGGTGCTGGTGGCATCGGTGCGTCATCCCATGCACGTTGTCGAGGCGGCCATGCTGGGGGCGGATGTAGTCACCATGCCTTTCAAAGTGATAAAGAGTCTAATCAATCATCCGCTGACAGACATCGGTTTGGAAAAATTCATCGCGGACTACAAAAAGGCGAATAAGGGCTGA
- the truA gene encoding tRNA pseudouridine(38-40) synthase TruA — protein sequence MAEQNIRLIIEYDGTGYSGWQSQAGQDTIQDAVIEAVYKTTQKKVKLTGAGRTDAGVHALGQVANFRIKHDLEPSRYRDALNYYLADDIRIKDSCQMPLDFDARRSALFKRYRYLIGTEKSALYRNYRWEHTEPLDFELLGAAAREIVGEHDFAPFCVVSSRKADNVCCIELARWRRVGPLYVFEIRGNRFLHSMIRSLVGAMINLASVKPDKNKLNLTLDRFSDIIKASTSERIKFTAPAQGLYLVSVGYHKD from the coding sequence ATGGCTGAGCAAAACATAAGACTGATAATCGAATACGACGGCACCGGCTATAGCGGCTGGCAGTCTCAGGCCGGTCAGGACACGATTCAGGATGCTGTTATTGAGGCGGTCTACAAGACCACTCAGAAGAAAGTCAAGCTCACCGGGGCCGGTCGGACCGACGCCGGTGTCCACGCTCTGGGGCAAGTGGCCAATTTCAGGATCAAGCACGACCTGGAGCCTTCGCGATATCGCGATGCTCTCAATTATTACCTGGCTGATGATATCCGGATCAAGGACTCCTGTCAGATGCCGCTTGATTTTGACGCTCGTCGCAGCGCTCTGTTCAAACGGTATCGTTACCTGATCGGGACGGAGAAATCGGCTCTTTACCGCAATTACCGCTGGGAACACACCGAGCCGCTGGATTTCGAGCTTCTGGGGGCGGCTGCTCGCGAAATAGTCGGTGAGCATGATTTTGCCCCTTTTTGCGTGGTATCGTCGCGCAAAGCCGACAATGTTTGCTGCATTGAATTAGCCCGGTGGCGGCGGGTGGGGCCGCTGTATGTGTTTGAAATCAGGGGCAACCGATTCCTGCACAGTATGATCCGATCTTTGGTCGGGGCGATGATCAATCTGGCCTCGGTCAAGCCCGATAAGAACAAGCTGAACTTGACTTTAGACCGCTTTAGCGATATTATAAAAGCCTCAACGTCCGAGAGGATAAAATTCACCGCTCCGGCCCAGGGCCTGTATCTGGTGTCCGTAGGCTATCATAAGGATTAA
- a CDS encoding energy-coupling factor transporter transmembrane component T, whose amino-acid sequence MFQKTPILLGQYRPLDSFLHRLDARSKIVPVTLILILALLTDSVIFYVTILLAMIAALLFSGVGWRTLANNFKPILILVVVTSLYHLVFSGRDSEALVSIFGWKITSGGAQLALFYSLRLVIFISVAFLITLTNSPSELGDAMTRLFRPLERFRVPVYDLALILFIALRFIPILYDEFTAIRNAQMMRGVSFTGSFFARMKKTTSIIIPVFVAAIQRADELALAIEARGYGSGSERTFYSRSFFGPVEWMFMLLVSLAIGVLFFLTV is encoded by the coding sequence ATGTTTCAGAAAACCCCGATACTTCTGGGGCAGTACCGGCCCCTCGATTCTTTTCTGCACCGCCTGGATGCCCGTTCGAAAATCGTTCCGGTTACGCTAATTTTGATTCTTGCGCTCCTTACAGACTCGGTGATCTTTTATGTCACGATTCTGCTGGCGATGATTGCGGCTCTTTTGTTCTCCGGTGTGGGCTGGCGGACGCTGGCCAACAATTTCAAACCGATCCTTATACTGGTGGTGGTCACGTCGCTTTATCACCTGGTATTTTCCGGCCGTGACAGCGAGGCCCTGGTGAGCATCTTCGGTTGGAAGATAACCTCCGGAGGGGCGCAACTGGCGCTGTTTTATTCGCTACGGCTGGTCATTTTCATATCCGTAGCCTTTCTGATTACGCTGACAAATTCTCCATCGGAGCTGGGCGACGCCATGACGCGGCTGTTTCGGCCGCTTGAGAGATTTCGTGTCCCGGTTTATGATCTGGCGCTCATTCTGTTTATAGCTTTGCGCTTTATTCCGATTCTCTATGATGAATTCACGGCCATCAGGAACGCTCAGATGATGCGCGGGGTGTCTTTCACCGGTTCGTTTTTCGCACGAATGAAAAAGACGACCAGCATCATTATCCCGGTGTTTGTGGCGGCTATTCAGAGGGCGGATGAACTGGCTCTGGCTATCGAAGCCCGTGGATATGGCAGCGGCAGCGAGCGGACTTTTTACTCGCGCAGCTTTTTTGGCCCGGTGGAGTGGATGTTCATGCTTTTGGTATCGCTGGCAATCGGAGTGTTGTTCTTCCTGACTGTGTAA
- the feoB gene encoding ferrous iron transport protein B, giving the protein MRATSEQAPVSTGVIAICGNPNSGKTTIFNAITGLNQQVANYPGVTVEKVSGRFVSGEDSSGEYTLIDIPGSYSLSAFTPDEYIAASVLFGEVKGEARPDAVICVLDATRLERSLYLLFQIVQIGCPVVVALNMVDLAHKKRLRINTNRLSRVLGGIPVVPVVGNLRKGIERLKQAAIRAIAAPVGVGAVRLDDSTEEALGQLVQRCGNTARTRAQYLRIIFDEEGPAEKLFLAEEGEQGLVVVSEIRKRIRDKYGSLAAGETRALTDRAEEVYRQVVRDIDRQPETTSEKLDKYLLHPVLGPVLLVAIMVLVFQSIFSWAAPFMEMIDSVFASLASVVRGNMVDGPLRSLITDGIIGGVGSVLVFIPQIAILFIFIALLEDSGYMPRAAFLVDRMFRWCGLSGKSFIPMLSSFACAIPGIMATRTIEDRKLRLITIMVAPLMTCSARLPVYAIMIAAFIPYKTYLGILNLQGLVLTMLYLLGIAAAVAVSYVMKKLIFKTERGTFMMEMPSYKIPTVRSIGIRVVTRVRSFLVRAGTIILAITVIIWALSYYPRSGDARENYNERRAALVESYGVQAAVADAELTALKAEATVEPQVVSEVDGRLSGASDLMALDAARESLAVEYSGASELVEAVYARRMMQIEHEARLAQLANERAGEQIRGSYLGVAGRKIEPLFEPLGWDWRITVSVLAAFPAREVIIATLGTLYNLGSDIGEQSSSLVNKMRRARWEDGSKKGQLVFSPPVALSIMVFFALCCQCGATLVTIRQEANHILYPVATFAYMTIMAYLTSLVVYQLTKGLGL; this is encoded by the coding sequence ATGAGGGCAACGTCGGAGCAGGCGCCGGTCAGCACAGGCGTCATCGCTATTTGTGGTAATCCCAACAGTGGCAAGACGACCATTTTCAACGCCATAACCGGGCTTAATCAGCAAGTGGCTAATTATCCCGGCGTGACGGTGGAGAAGGTTTCCGGGCGGTTCGTTTCCGGCGAGGATTCCTCCGGCGAATACACACTGATAGACATTCCCGGTTCTTATTCTCTTTCAGCTTTTACCCCGGATGAGTATATCGCGGCTTCGGTTCTTTTCGGTGAGGTTAAGGGAGAGGCGCGACCGGATGCCGTGATTTGTGTTCTTGATGCTACCCGGTTGGAGCGTAGCTTGTATCTGCTGTTTCAGATTGTGCAGATTGGTTGTCCGGTGGTCGTGGCTCTCAATATGGTCGATCTAGCTCACAAGAAAAGGCTGCGAATAAACACGAATAGACTATCCAGAGTGCTTGGGGGAATTCCGGTGGTGCCGGTTGTCGGTAACCTCCGCAAAGGGATAGAAAGGCTCAAACAGGCAGCCATAAGAGCCATTGCCGCGCCTGTCGGCGTTGGAGCGGTTCGACTTGACGATTCAACGGAAGAGGCTCTCGGGCAACTTGTCCAGCGTTGTGGCAATACTGCGCGCACCCGTGCCCAGTATCTCAGGATTATTTTTGATGAAGAGGGGCCGGCGGAGAAGCTTTTCCTGGCTGAGGAGGGCGAGCAGGGTCTGGTTGTTGTGAGTGAGATTCGCAAGCGGATAAGAGATAAATACGGCTCGCTGGCGGCAGGTGAAACCCGCGCGCTGACTGATCGGGCGGAAGAAGTGTACCGTCAGGTGGTGAGAGATATCGACCGTCAGCCGGAAACCACCTCCGAGAAGCTGGACAAGTATCTGCTGCACCCGGTGCTCGGGCCGGTTCTCCTCGTGGCCATAATGGTTTTGGTCTTTCAGTCTATTTTCAGTTGGGCGGCTCCGTTTATGGAAATGATTGATTCTGTATTTGCGTCGTTGGCTTCTGTTGTCCGGGGGAATATGGTCGATGGTCCGCTTCGTTCGCTTATCACCGACGGTATTATTGGCGGAGTGGGTTCGGTGCTGGTGTTTATTCCACAGATAGCCATATTGTTCATTTTCATAGCTCTGCTTGAGGATTCCGGTTACATGCCAAGAGCGGCTTTTCTGGTGGACCGGATGTTTCGATGGTGCGGGTTATCGGGCAAGTCGTTTATACCGATGCTGTCGTCGTTCGCGTGCGCCATACCCGGCATTATGGCGACCCGTACCATAGAGGATCGCAAGCTTCGTCTTATCACTATCATGGTGGCGCCACTGATGACCTGTTCGGCGCGTTTGCCTGTTTATGCTATCATGATCGCCGCCTTCATCCCTTACAAAACTTACCTGGGTATACTCAATCTTCAGGGCTTGGTGCTGACCATGTTGTATCTACTGGGAATAGCCGCCGCGGTCGCCGTTTCATACGTCATGAAGAAGCTGATTTTCAAAACCGAGCGCGGGACATTCATGATGGAGATGCCGTCATACAAAATACCCACCGTCCGATCGATAGGAATTCGGGTGGTCACAAGGGTCAGATCGTTTTTGGTCAGGGCGGGAACGATAATCCTGGCTATAACAGTCATTATCTGGGCGCTGAGCTATTATCCCCGTTCGGGCGACGCGAGGGAGAACTACAATGAACGGCGCGCGGCACTTGTCGAGTCGTATGGAGTCCAGGCGGCGGTCGCTGACGCTGAGCTGACGGCGTTAAAGGCGGAGGCTACAGTCGAACCACAGGTGGTATCCGAAGTCGATGGCAGGCTGTCTGGGGCGTCGGATTTGATGGCTCTTGATGCCGCCCGCGAGAGTCTGGCAGTTGAGTACTCCGGGGCAAGCGAACTGGTAGAGGCAGTTTACGCGCGAAGAATGATGCAGATAGAGCACGAGGCGCGGTTGGCGCAGCTTGCCAACGAGAGGGCGGGGGAGCAGATTCGGGGATCCTATCTGGGGGTTGCCGGTCGAAAGATTGAACCACTGTTCGAGCCTCTGGGGTGGGACTGGCGAATCACGGTTTCGGTACTGGCGGCATTTCCGGCGCGCGAGGTTATCATTGCCACACTCGGGACCCTGTACAATCTGGGTTCCGATATCGGTGAGCAGTCGTCGTCGCTGGTAAACAAGATGCGCAGGGCGCGCTGGGAGGATGGTTCCAAAAAAGGCCAACTTGTTTTCTCACCGCCGGTGGCTTTATCGATAATGGTCTTTTTTGCTTTGTGCTGTCAGTGCGGAGCGACGCTGGTGACAATTCGGCAGGAAGCCAATCATATTTTATACCCGGTTGCCACTTTCGCTTATATGACGATCATGGCGTATCTCACTTCGCTTGTCGTTTATCAACTCACGAAAGGTCTAGGATTGTGA
- a CDS encoding FeoA domain-containing protein, with translation MLPGQKGIVVGFTVDSRISRRLLELGVVPGRTVVYLRNAPLRDPMEVQIGPCCLTLRHSEAAIISVKLDQ, from the coding sequence ATGCTTCCGGGTCAGAAAGGGATTGTAGTCGGCTTTACGGTCGACTCCCGGATATCAAGGCGGCTTCTAGAGTTGGGGGTTGTTCCCGGCCGCACTGTTGTTTATTTGAGAAACGCTCCTCTTCGTGATCCGATGGAGGTTCAGATCGGTCCTTGTTGTTTGACGCTCCGGCATTCGGAAGCGGCCATTATTTCTGTCAAGTTGGACCAATGA
- a CDS encoding transcriptional repressor, whose translation MKEFLRTKGFKMTPQRELIFRSFFELGEHVSVDELYDRVRMEDKSIGYATVWRNLKLICRVGLAEQVNIGDGITRYDRVTKVPHGHLFCTGCRGVTEINVEQLVGLLAQSAGTRGFVPESFKIEVQGLCENCRRTAAGKTAPVEHVHEE comes from the coding sequence ATGAAAGAGTTTTTAAGAACAAAAGGTTTCAAGATGACTCCGCAGAGGGAGCTTATATTTCGCTCTTTCTTTGAACTGGGTGAGCATGTGTCGGTTGACGAGCTTTACGACCGGGTGCGCATGGAGGACAAGTCTATCGGCTATGCCACGGTTTGGAGAAATCTCAAGCTGATCTGCAGGGTGGGGTTGGCCGAGCAGGTAAATATCGGTGATGGCATTACCCGTTACGATAGAGTTACGAAGGTACCTCACGGTCATCTTTTTTGTACGGGCTGCAGGGGCGTGACGGAAATAAATGTCGAGCAGCTTGTCGGCCTGCTGGCGCAGTCGGCCGGCACCAGAGGGTTTGTACCGGAGAGTTTCAAGATCGAGGTTCAGGGGCTGTGTGAGAATTGTCGTAGAACTGCTGCCGGGAAGACCGCTCCTGTGGAGCATGTTCACGAGGAGTAA
- a CDS encoding S8 family serine peptidase, producing the protein MTGRFIKKTVIAAGTWIVLACSASGGELTPGLAKAFASVSAYSTADTLVEVVVFLDDYEPKEAVYKVSQAAGLSRSERAWQVIDRLKSYRSPYKEQVLDYVMDQEGAVVKEHWIVPAITVSVPVSRLAGLADIDGIKLVVENVDLVFESPVKTTLDVSTLTTSVSTQLEILGVPELWKRGLRGKGALVCSFDTGVEQSHPALASKWRGNRSSLESAWYSTVAPDTLPYDLVGHGTHTMGIMVGSTEADTFGVAPSAEWITAAVVDQGRTLSMTISDILGAFQWSLNPDGDFSTTDDIPDVILNSWGIPRGLFIPCDDTFWGAIDNVEAAGIVTIFAAGNEGPEPRTLRNPADRASTPVNSFAVGAVDNAKMITSFSSRGPSSCDTTQVKPEVVAPGVDIRSSYKGGGYALMTGTSMAAPYLAGMVALVREYNPEATVEQIKYAFLSAAEDLGVVGQDNAYGHGFVNASRILDYIPLPSTDELEIASLVISGDGLAFPGETFELQLTLTNSAGNIDGLAGTIGTESVSGVTLDVESSYFYFGTGGTIAISAPPFVMTFDSSLYHGQQVDFSLLISTDGQEIFDTIPFQITVGLSPKGVIASHQNNKMKISVSDFGQFGFAPGSAYNALGDGFCYDGSDNLLYEAGLVIGSSDSQMANSVRNEAGLFEPSDFTPIVSLSEAWIGEDGGTHRRAVFTDGHSTVPVNITQETISFDNLDDQELLILKYTLTNKSLERLTNLHFGFMMDFDLSESDEIGVDESINMIYQKSEDDLYVALLALENVLGFQALMNGETKTGFDATQLYDLISATTSMSSASAGGDMMFASSSGPFIIDQQKSINVVVALVSGHSMIQLYENVRRAQSIYELSSSLAGDDSSLPRSMKLYQNYPNPFNPTTRIAFSLSEAGETSLEIFNVIGQKVRSLHSGHLTAGLHQFEWDGTDEYGHRVASGVYFYRLESHSATDTRKMVLIK; encoded by the coding sequence ATGACAGGGCGATTTATCAAAAAGACAGTTATTGCGGCAGGTACTTGGATAGTGCTGGCTTGTTCGGCGTCCGGTGGTGAGCTTACCCCGGGGCTGGCCAAAGCGTTTGCTTCAGTAAGCGCCTATTCGACCGCTGATACACTTGTCGAAGTTGTGGTTTTCCTTGATGATTATGAGCCAAAGGAAGCGGTCTACAAGGTATCGCAGGCTGCCGGTTTGTCTCGAAGTGAGAGAGCCTGGCAGGTTATTGACAGACTTAAGTCATATCGTTCCCCTTACAAAGAGCAGGTGCTCGACTATGTCATGGATCAGGAAGGTGCTGTTGTCAAGGAGCACTGGATAGTTCCCGCGATCACTGTTTCCGTGCCGGTGAGCCGGCTGGCGGGTCTGGCTGATATCGACGGTATCAAGCTGGTGGTTGAGAATGTCGACCTTGTTTTCGAATCTCCGGTTAAGACCACGTTGGATGTTTCGACGCTGACGACGTCAGTTTCGACCCAGTTGGAAATTCTGGGAGTTCCCGAACTCTGGAAGCGAGGTTTGAGAGGCAAGGGCGCGTTGGTCTGTTCGTTTGATACCGGTGTAGAGCAGAGTCATCCGGCTTTGGCGTCCAAGTGGCGCGGCAACCGCAGTTCGCTGGAGTCGGCCTGGTATTCGACGGTAGCGCCGGACACGCTCCCTTATGACCTGGTGGGGCATGGTACGCACACTATGGGGATTATGGTTGGCAGTACTGAAGCAGACACCTTTGGCGTCGCTCCATCCGCCGAGTGGATTACGGCCGCGGTGGTTGACCAGGGACGGACGCTGAGCATGACGATCAGCGACATTCTGGGCGCTTTCCAATGGTCGCTCAATCCTGATGGGGATTTCAGCACTACCGACGACATACCGGATGTTATCCTTAACAGTTGGGGGATCCCCAGGGGACTTTTCATACCGTGTGACGATACTTTCTGGGGCGCCATCGATAACGTTGAGGCCGCGGGTATTGTGACGATTTTCGCCGCCGGTAACGAAGGCCCCGAGCCGAGGACTTTAAGAAATCCAGCTGACCGTGCCTCGACGCCTGTCAATTCTTTCGCCGTTGGAGCCGTGGACAACGCGAAGATGATTACGTCATTTTCCAGTCGCGGTCCCTCGTCGTGTGACACCACACAGGTGAAGCCGGAAGTGGTCGCGCCGGGCGTGGATATAAGATCATCATATAAGGGCGGAGGATACGCCCTGATGACCGGTACGTCGATGGCAGCTCCATACCTTGCTGGCATGGTTGCGCTGGTACGCGAGTATAATCCTGAAGCGACTGTCGAGCAGATCAAGTATGCATTTCTCAGTGCCGCTGAAGACCTCGGGGTGGTTGGGCAGGATAATGCTTACGGTCACGGGTTCGTCAACGCGTCCCGGATTCTCGATTACATTCCATTACCGTCGACTGACGAACTTGAGATCGCCTCGTTGGTGATTTCGGGCGATGGACTGGCTTTCCCGGGCGAAACTTTCGAGCTCCAATTGACGTTGACGAACAGTGCCGGCAATATAGACGGACTTGCCGGTACCATCGGGACTGAAAGCGTATCCGGAGTGACGCTTGATGTTGAGTCCAGCTACTTCTATTTCGGTACGGGCGGGACAATCGCTATCAGTGCCCCGCCGTTTGTGATGACTTTTGACTCGAGTCTTTATCATGGCCAGCAGGTGGATTTCAGTCTGCTGATATCGACAGACGGCCAGGAAATTTTTGATACCATACCCTTCCAGATCACGGTTGGGCTGTCGCCCAAGGGAGTAATCGCGAGTCATCAAAACAACAAGATGAAAATATCCGTTTCCGACTTCGGGCAGTTCGGTTTCGCTCCCGGTTCGGCTTACAACGCTCTGGGGGATGGTTTCTGTTATGATGGTTCGGACAACCTTCTGTATGAAGCCGGACTGGTTATCGGCAGCAGTGATTCCCAGATGGCCAACTCGGTAAGAAATGAAGCCGGCCTCTTCGAGCCGTCGGATTTCACCCCGATAGTCTCGTTGTCTGAGGCGTGGATTGGCGAGGATGGCGGAACTCACCGGCGGGCGGTTTTTACCGACGGGCACTCGACTGTGCCGGTCAATATCACGCAGGAGACAATATCCTTTGACAACCTTGACGATCAGGAACTTCTAATTCTAAAGTACACTCTGACCAACAAATCGCTCGAGAGACTGACGAATCTGCATTTCGGGTTCATGATGGACTTCGACCTTTCGGAAAGCGACGAAATTGGTGTCGATGAATCAATCAACATGATTTATCAGAAGAGTGAAGATGATCTGTATGTGGCGTTGTTGGCTCTTGAAAACGTGCTCGGATTTCAGGCGCTGATGAACGGTGAAACCAAGACCGGTTTTGACGCCACGCAGTTGTATGATCTGATTTCGGCGACGACTTCGATGTCTTCTGCCAGCGCCGGCGGCGACATGATGTTCGCGAGCTCATCGGGGCCATTCATCATCGATCAGCAGAAGTCCATCAATGTCGTGGTGGCGCTGGTGAGCGGGCATAGCATGATACAGCTGTACGAAAACGTTCGCCGGGCTCAGAGCATTTATGAGCTATCGAGCAGCCTCGCTGGAGATGACAGTTCGCTGCCGAGATCGATGAAGCTCTACCAGAATTACCCCAACCCCTTCAATCCCACCACGAGAATCGCCTTCTCGCTTTCCGAAGCGGGGGAGACCAGTCTGGAGATTTTCAACGTCATCGGACAGAAAGTCCGCAGCCTTCACAGCGGGCACCTTACGGCCGGACTCCATCAATTCGAATGGGATGGCACTGATGAATATGGACATCGTGTAGCCAGCGGGGTATATTTTTATCGCCTTGAGAGTCACTCGGCCACAGATACCAGGAAAATGGTCCTGATTAAGTAA
- a CDS encoding glycosyltransferase family 39 protein yields MKNRLDISAGLIAVIIIATILRLIYLEAYHDLPLWDQLTVDNYYHHNWALSIANGNLLGDTTYFRAPFYVFCLAALYSVLGASLWVARIFGLVIGLTSILMTYKIGRRVFGHKVGLLAATIHALYPVTLYFEFELLLDPLFTLLFQIAIYRALIWWESQRTLDMFYCGLWLGLAAITRPTAMILVPIVFIVIASIRKWTLPTIKHCVAFVLGIILIVLPITVRNIVVADDPVLIASQGGINFYIGNNEAADGISAAMPEPLGFNWRIQQITFIAERDLGKKLSPGEVSTYWFNKALQWIQQNPASFISLYLEKLYRHVSNREISNNRNLDHFFDQVLILKSNPLSFGILFALSVVGVFLVWGRNNRALLLYTIIICYMLVSALFFFNSRFRLPLLPIFFVLSSYSLYWLSQRLTKHPKQVLLPLAAAVLFGLFSFHMIVKLPEGAPSQYLTSQGLYYLNNGEYRKALQTFQIARAIDPTFPETNLNIGAAFVRLGKLDSALYYFDREHEFNPLRPKTYTNIASVHLLRNQPRMALQEVEKTLQAMPYDITANLVFLRAIFADSQLTIENFTDSALAAIDRTNGHILVLNDAGAMLTSGGDLRTAATILQAALESPPPPIETDDGAFERNSPNSPANREKTKAVTCYQLGYISGMQGAFTDAVRFSKMAIERDSTMSEAYVNLISGYLSTGRVDDARRVLNIALTKFPGNDYLRRFENLQTFGN; encoded by the coding sequence ATGAAAAACCGTCTCGATATCTCCGCCGGTCTGATTGCGGTCATCATCATAGCCACCATCCTGAGACTAATTTACTTAGAGGCTTATCACGATCTTCCTCTGTGGGATCAATTGACGGTCGACAACTATTATCACCACAATTGGGCGCTCTCCATCGCAAACGGCAACCTGCTCGGTGACACCACATATTTCCGGGCTCCCTTTTATGTCTTCTGTCTGGCGGCGTTATACAGCGTGCTGGGGGCATCTCTGTGGGTGGCGCGCATATTCGGGCTGGTGATAGGGCTGACATCAATACTGATGACTTACAAGATAGGCCGGCGCGTCTTTGGTCACAAAGTCGGACTCTTAGCCGCCACAATTCACGCGCTCTATCCGGTCACGCTATATTTCGAGTTCGAGTTGCTGCTCGACCCACTTTTTACGCTGTTGTTTCAAATCGCTATATACCGGGCGCTGATCTGGTGGGAATCCCAACGGACATTAGATATGTTTTATTGCGGGCTCTGGCTCGGTTTGGCGGCCATAACTCGACCAACCGCGATGATTCTCGTTCCCATTGTCTTCATTGTTATCGCGTCAATACGCAAATGGACACTTCCGACCATCAAACACTGCGTAGCCTTTGTTCTGGGCATCATTCTCATTGTTCTGCCGATTACCGTCCGGAACATCGTCGTGGCCGACGACCCGGTCCTTATCGCCTCTCAGGGGGGGATCAATTTCTATATTGGAAACAACGAAGCGGCCGATGGCATCTCCGCAGCAATGCCGGAGCCACTCGGCTTCAACTGGCGAATACAACAGATAACTTTCATTGCCGAAAGAGACCTGGGAAAGAAACTAAGTCCCGGCGAGGTGTCAACCTACTGGTTTAACAAGGCGCTTCAATGGATTCAGCAAAATCCGGCGAGCTTCATAAGCCTGTATCTTGAGAAGCTCTATCGACACGTTTCGAATCGTGAAATCTCTAACAACCGCAATCTGGATCACTTCTTCGACCAGGTATTAATTCTAAAAAGCAACCCCCTCTCCTTTGGGATCCTCTTTGCTCTCTCAGTTGTCGGCGTTTTTTTGGTGTGGGGACGTAACAACCGGGCGCTGCTGCTTTACACCATCATCATCTGCTACATGCTGGTCTCTGCCCTGTTCTTCTTCAACAGCCGTTTTCGTCTGCCTCTTCTCCCCATATTCTTCGTGCTCTCCTCATATTCTCTCTATTGGCTGTCGCAGCGGCTCACCAAGCATCCCAAACAGGTCCTGCTTCCCCTGGCGGCGGCCGTTCTTTTTGGCCTCTTCTCGTTTCACATGATAGTGAAATTGCCCGAAGGCGCCCCTTCGCAATATCTTACGTCTCAAGGACTCTATTACCTGAACAACGGTGAATACCGGAAAGCCCTGCAAACATTTCAGATAGCCCGGGCCATTGACCCGACTTTTCCTGAAACAAACCTTAACATCGGCGCTGCCTTTGTCCGGCTGGGAAAACTCGATTCGGCTTTGTACTACTTTGACCGGGAACACGAATTTAATCCTCTCAGGCCCAAAACATATACCAATATCGCTTCAGTCCACCTGCTGAGGAATCAGCCTCGAATGGCTCTACAGGAAGTGGAGAAGACCCTGCAGGCAATGCCTTACGACATAACCGCAAACCTTGTCTTTCTGCGGGCCATTTTTGCCGACTCGCAACTCACAATCGAGAATTTCACCGATTCGGCCCTCGCGGCTATCGACAGAACCAACGGTCACATTCTCGTGCTTAATGACGCCGGAGCAATGTTGACTTCCGGGGGAGATCTACGAACGGCAGCCACCATACTTCAGGCGGCCCTGGAGTCTCCTCCGCCGCCAATTGAGACGGACGACGGCGCCTTTGAAAGAAACTCTCCTAACAGTCCCGCCAACAGGGAGAAAACAAAGGCCGTGACCTGTTATCAGCTCGGCTATATCAGCGGTATGCAGGGAGCTTTTACGGACGCAGTCCGCTTCAGTAAGATGGCGATAGAACGCGACTCCACTATGTCCGAAGCATACGTGAATCTCATCAGCGGATACCTGTCCACCGGCCGCGTCGACGACGCCCGGAGAGTCCTGAACATTGCTCTCACAAAATTCCCCGGCAACGATTACCTTAGACGGTTCGAGAACTTGCAAACATTTGGCAACTAA